One stretch of Apis cerana isolate GH-2021 linkage group LG8, AcerK_1.0, whole genome shotgun sequence DNA includes these proteins:
- the LOC108002593 gene encoding quinone oxidoreductase-like protein 2 has product MSTLVSRRIFAHFYSNHLKKSLMRSRIVSFSSIENEKSSNLEENAKSGMPASEPGKISAAVLKKFSDPLILENIESPKTLEANEVLINVDYCAFNASDALLAKNLHTFKPTLPIVLGYEFVGKLIQVGEEAKKEGYKIGDKVIALNKERYGGLAEQCIAEITDIWKIPSGIKSVDVVGLLDDYITALIALENKVSILEEDIIFINIGISSTGLAAVDLATNVFKAKVISVCATEDGAALAREKGVVASFKYKDRKLLKQIEEIAAEKNIKKIFDDADGEYLKKILSCFTNIYKSEITIQDLLRDDNFAVVLHHFSREGRIVIAGTTATIKNDSDASKNGFTISGINLREYRKEKPEIYRQAGDDVLQFIEEGLINPTSVLTVGLPKVNDALEFILNNKSPGKVIVDIKNS; this is encoded by the exons atgtcgacATTAGTAAGCAGAAGAATTTTTGCGCATTTTTATAGTAATCATTTGAAAAAGTCGTTAATGCGTTCAAGAATTGTTAGTTTTAGttctattgaaaatgaaaagtcTTCCAACCTAGAAGAAAATGCAAAAAGTGGTATGCCGGCTTCAGAACCAGGCAAAATTTCTGCTGCagttttgaagaaattctCTGATCCgcttattttagaaaatattgaatctcCCAAAACATTAGAAGCAAATGAA GTCCTTATAAATGTTGATTATTGTGCTTTCAATGCATCAGATGCATTATTagcaaaaaatttacatacattTAAACCAACTTTACCTATTGTGCTTGGTTATGAATTTGTTGGAAAATTGATTCAAGTTGGGGAAGAGgcaaaaaaagaaggatataAAATTGGGGATAAAGTTATTGCCCTTAATAAGGAGCGTTATGGAGGTTTAGCTGAACAGTGTATAGCAGAAATTACT GATATCTGGAAAATACCTTCTGGAATAAAATCTGTTGATGTAGTGGGTTTACTCGATGATTATATTACAGCTTTAATTGcattagaaaataaagttaGCATTCTAgaagaagatattatttttattaatattgggATAAGTAGCACTGGTTTAGCTGCAGTTGATCTTGCTACAAATGTATTTAAAGCTAAG GTAATTAGTGTTTGTGCTACTGAAGATGGAGCAGCTCTTGCTAGAGAAAAAGGTGTGGTtgcttcttttaaatataaagatcgtaaattattaaaacaaattgaagAGATAGCtgcagagaaaaatattaaaaaaatttttgatgatgCAGAtggtgaatatttaaaaaaaatattaagttg ttttactaatatttacaaaagtgAAATAACAATACAAGATTTGTTACGTGATGATAATTTTGCTGTTGTATTACATCATTTTTCTCGCGAAG GGAGGATAGTGATTGCTGGTACAACAGcaactataaaaaatgattctgaTGCATCAAAAAATGGTTTTACTATTAGTGGAATCAATTTAAGAGAATATAGGAAGGAGAAGCCTGAGATATAtcg ACAAGCTGGAGACGatgttttacaatttattgagGAAGGTTTGATTAATCCAACATCTGTATTGACTGTTGGATTGCCAAAAGTAAATGATGCATtggaatttattcttaataataaatctccaGGAAAA GTAAttgttgatataaaaaatagctag